ATCGACCCGCTTCGCGCTCTGCCTGTTCGAGGCGCCGATGGGCGGCCATGGCGGCACCAGCCTCACCGTCTCGCCCTATCGCCGCCCGTCGCCTGAGACGGCGATGACCGAGGCGAAGACCGGCTCGCTCTATCCGAACAGCGGCCGCATGATCACTGAGGCGCGCAGCCGCGGCTTCGACAATGCGCTGGTGCGCGATCTCAACGGCAACGTCGTCGAGACCGCCTCGTCCAACGTCTTCCTGGTGCGCGACGGCGTGGTGATGACGCCCGCCGCCAACCGCACCTTCCTCGCCGGCATCACCCGCGCCCGCGTCATGCACCTCCTGCGCAAGGCCGGCTTCGACGTCGTCGAAGCCACGCTGTCCGTCGAGGATTTCCTCGCCGCCGACGAAATCTTCACGACCGGCAACTACTCCAAAGTCGTCGGCGTCATCCGCCTCGACGACCGCAACCTCCAGGAAGGCCCGGTCACCCGCAAGGCGCTGGACCTCTACATGGACTGGGCCCACGGCAGAAGCGAGAGCGAGGAGTGAGGAATGGTCCCGCGGAGCGGGAGCAATCGATCCAGTGAATCGATTGCAATGACGAACGCCCGAAGCGCAAGCGTAGGGCCGGGCGGTTCGGCGAAGCAGAGCCCGGTCCGCCCCTCATCCGCCTGCCGGCACCTTCTCCCCGCCTGCGGGGCGAAGGCGACAAGCCGTGAACCTCCCCGTCCCTCGTCAACGTCTCGCAGGGCACGTCCCCTCTCCCCGTCAGAACGGGGAGAGGGCTAGGGTGAGGGGCAGCCTCTCGCGCTGAGGTCTGCCGCCTCACGCCTCACGTCATCCACTTCCGATGCTCCGCAAATCTCTCCGCCAGGAGGTCGATGAACAGCCGCACCTTCGTCGCCAGATGGCTGCGGTTGGGATAGACTGCGTTGAT
This Rhizobium acidisoli DNA region includes the following protein-coding sequences:
- a CDS encoding branched-chain amino acid aminotransferase, which encodes MAVDTSPRSTTWTHVDGEWLPGNPPLIGPTSHAMWLGSTVFDGARWFDGIAPDLDLHCQRINRSALAMGLKPVKSAEEIAALAWEGVEKFDGATPIYIKPMYWGEHGSPGSVVSVDAESTRFALCLFEAPMGGHGGTSLTVSPYRRPSPETAMTEAKTGSLYPNSGRMITEARSRGFDNALVRDLNGNVVETASSNVFLVRDGVVMTPAANRTFLAGITRARVMHLLRKAGFDVVEATLSVEDFLAADEIFTTGNYSKVVGVIRLDDRNLQEGPVTRKALDLYMDWAHGRSESEE